A stretch of the Flavobacterium sp. 5 genome encodes the following:
- the mutL gene encoding DNA mismatch repair endonuclease MutL, with product MSSIIQLLPDHVANQIAAGEVVQRPASVVKELLENAVDAKATDIKLIIKDAGKSLVQVIDNGSGMNVTDARLCFERHATSKIRQAEDLFSLHTKGFRGEALASIAAIAHMEMKTKLEQEELGTHIVIEGSKFISQDVAVLPKGTSFAVKNLFFNIPARRNFLKSDTVEYRHIIDEFQRVALAHPKIHFTFYHNGSDMYNLPPSSLRQRIVNFFGGKTNEKLVPVIEDTEMMSIQGFVCKPEFAKKNRGEQFFFVNDRFIKSPYLHHAVMAAYEGILKDGSQPSYYLYLTVPPNTIDINIHPTKTEIKFDNESAMYAILRASIKHSLGQFNVAPVLDFERDANLDTPYHYKNLDGEIPTIQIDTNFNPFAEEKPAKSYSSSSYKRAEPTATWESLYVDVKQDTNAVFGGNEFASSNNNDFSYENNEFTFENEEVTSSLFNDEDVEQTVQKTYQIHKKYIVSPIKSGMVIVDQSRAHQRILYEQFLVNMTVHHASSQQLLFPINLFYSASEMELIADLQQSLVNTGFVFEESNPDHVVISGIPVNITESEVAMVLDQLLSDLHNGIPENSFSQNDTIAKSMAKSLAVKTGAYLTEKEQENLVNGLFACKDPNVSPFQKPTFITMRVEDLDKKFAL from the coding sequence ATGTCGAGTATAATTCAATTGCTTCCTGATCATGTTGCCAATCAAATTGCTGCTGGTGAAGTAGTGCAAAGACCTGCTTCAGTAGTGAAAGAACTATTGGAAAACGCGGTTGATGCCAAAGCTACCGACATCAAATTGATTATCAAAGATGCCGGGAAATCATTGGTTCAGGTGATTGATAATGGCTCTGGAATGAATGTTACCGATGCTCGTCTATGTTTTGAACGTCACGCTACTTCCAAGATTCGACAAGCCGAAGATTTATTTTCATTACATACCAAAGGGTTTCGTGGAGAAGCATTGGCCTCTATTGCTGCGATTGCGCACATGGAAATGAAAACCAAATTAGAGCAGGAGGAACTGGGAACTCATATTGTTATCGAAGGGAGTAAGTTTATTTCCCAAGATGTGGCAGTTCTGCCTAAAGGGACTTCATTTGCTGTTAAAAATTTATTTTTTAATATTCCTGCCCGCCGTAATTTCTTAAAATCGGATACGGTGGAATATCGTCATATTATTGACGAGTTTCAACGCGTGGCTTTGGCTCATCCCAAAATTCATTTTACGTTTTATCACAATGGCAGTGATATGTATAATTTGCCGCCATCGAGTTTGAGACAGCGTATCGTTAATTTTTTTGGTGGTAAAACCAATGAGAAATTAGTTCCGGTTATCGAAGATACAGAGATGATGAGCATTCAGGGTTTTGTTTGCAAACCTGAGTTTGCCAAAAAGAACAGGGGAGAGCAGTTTTTCTTTGTTAATGATCGTTTTATAAAAAGTCCGTACCTGCATCATGCGGTTATGGCTGCTTACGAAGGGATTCTAAAAGATGGTTCACAGCCTAGTTATTATTTGTATTTGACGGTGCCGCCAAATACTATCGATATCAACATACATCCTACAAAAACCGAAATCAAATTTGATAACGAAAGTGCGATGTATGCTATTTTAAGAGCTTCTATTAAGCATAGTCTGGGTCAGTTTAATGTGGCTCCGGTTTTGGATTTTGAAAGAGATGCGAATCTGGATACGCCTTATCATTATAAAAATTTAGATGGAGAAATTCCAACGATTCAGATTGATACAAATTTCAATCCTTTTGCTGAAGAAAAACCTGCTAAGAGTTATTCGTCTTCATCATATAAAAGGGCGGAACCAACTGCTACATGGGAAAGTTTGTATGTGGATGTGAAACAGGATACCAATGCAGTTTTTGGTGGTAATGAATTTGCTTCGAGTAACAATAATGATTTTTCGTATGAAAATAATGAGTTTACATTTGAAAATGAAGAGGTAACATCGTCTTTGTTTAATGATGAAGATGTAGAGCAGACGGTTCAGAAAACGTATCAGATTCACAAAAAATATATTGTTTCGCCTATTAAGTCCGGAATGGTAATTGTCGATCAAAGCAGAGCGCATCAGCGTATTTTGTATGAGCAATTTTTGGTAAACATGACAGTGCATCATGCATCTAGTCAGCAATTGCTGTTTCCTATTAATTTGTTTTACTCAGCAAGCGAAATGGAACTTATTGCCGATTTGCAGCAATCATTGGTAAATACTGGTTTTGTTTTTGAGGAATCCAATCCAGATCATGTTGTGATTTCCGGTATACCTGTAAATATTACAGAGAGCGAAGTAGCTATGGTTTTAGATCAGTTACTAAGCGATCTGCATAACGGAATTCCTGAGAATAGTTTCAGCCAAAATGATACAATTGCCAAATCGATGGCAAAAAGCCTGGCTGTCAAAACAGGTGCTTATTTAACCGAAAAAGAACAAGAAAATTTAGTTAACGGTCTTTTCGCTTGTAAAGACCCGAATGTATCCCCATTTCAAAAACCCACTTTCATCACTATGCGTGTGGAAGATTTAGATAAAAAGTTTGCCTTATGA
- a CDS encoding N-acetylmuramoyl-L-alanine amidase: MVNIYGQSNNFKVTLDAGHGGKDNGAQYFGNKEKDLTLAVTLKVGQLLEQNPNVSLIYTRKTDEFIELRERAKMANRANSNLFISIHCNANRNSSGNGSETYVMGMSRANMNLEVSKTENSVIFLEDNYEKTYKGFDPNNPGTLIGLQIVQESNLASSIDLATRIQNNFSNSIVIKSRGIKQEPLWVLDATTMPGVLIEIGFISNQIDESILESEEGQNNIAKAIANAIISYKDEYFGDVGAATSGEKP, translated from the coding sequence ATGGTCAATATATACGGACAATCCAACAATTTCAAAGTTACTCTAGATGCTGGTCATGGCGGTAAAGACAATGGAGCTCAGTATTTTGGCAATAAAGAAAAAGACTTAACCTTGGCCGTTACCTTGAAAGTAGGTCAGCTATTAGAGCAAAATCCAAATGTTAGTTTGATCTATACCCGAAAAACCGATGAGTTTATTGAGCTTAGAGAAAGAGCAAAAATGGCCAATCGTGCAAATTCCAATTTATTCATTTCAATTCATTGCAATGCCAACAGAAATTCATCTGGAAACGGAAGTGAGACGTATGTAATGGGTATGTCAAGAGCCAATATGAATTTGGAAGTTTCTAAAACAGAAAACTCTGTAATCTTTTTAGAAGATAATTACGAGAAAACCTATAAAGGTTTTGACCCAAACAACCCAGGAACATTAATAGGATTACAAATAGTACAGGAAAGTAATTTGGCGAGTAGTATTGATCTTGCGACTAGAATACAGAATAATTTTTCGAACTCTATAGTTATAAAATCCAGAGGTATTAAACAAGAACCGCTATGGGTTCTGGACGCTACTACAATGCCAGGAGTTTTAATCGAGATCGGTTTTATTTCGAACCAAATTGACGAGAGTATACTAGAATCCGAAGAGGGACAGAATAATATTGCAAAAGCAATTGCCAATGCTATTATAAGCTATAAAGATGAATATTTTGGAGATGTTGGAGCAGCAACTTCTGGAGAAAAGCCTTGA
- a CDS encoding WbqC family protein: MDILLHPSYFPSISHFAAIAQSDNVTFEMEDNFQKQTNRNRTYIYSPNGLQLLNIPIKHSNLSHQKTKEIKIEQEFDWQKQHFKSLEAAYRSSPFFEYFEDDLLPIFQKKHTFLMDLNLEAFDIVCKCLRMKLQFDTTIEYFHELDNSQVVDFRYLVNGKKDQSAFEPYTQVFDDKHGFLNNLSVLDLLFNEGKFAMDYLKNQALIR, translated from the coding sequence ATGGATATCCTACTACATCCTTCCTATTTTCCATCCATAAGTCATTTTGCAGCTATAGCGCAATCTGATAATGTTACATTTGAAATGGAGGATAATTTCCAGAAACAAACCAATCGCAATCGAACTTATATTTATAGCCCAAATGGCCTTCAATTATTGAATATACCTATAAAACATTCTAATTTAAGTCATCAGAAGACAAAAGAGATTAAGATAGAACAGGAATTTGATTGGCAAAAGCAACATTTCAAATCGCTGGAAGCAGCGTATAGAAGCTCTCCATTTTTTGAATATTTTGAAGATGATTTACTGCCTATTTTTCAAAAGAAACATACTTTCTTGATGGATCTTAATTTGGAAGCTTTTGATATTGTTTGCAAATGTTTGCGAATGAAATTACAGTTTGATACTACGATTGAATATTTTCATGAATTAGATAACTCACAAGTTGTCGATTTTCGCTATTTAGTAAATGGTAAAAAAGATCAATCCGCTTTTGAACCTTATACTCAAGTATTTGATGATAAACATGGATTTTTGAATAACTTAAGCGTTCTGGATTTGCTTTTTAACGAAGGGAAATTTGCAATGGATTATCTAAAGAATCAAGCTCTCATTCGATAA
- a CDS encoding rhomboid family intramembrane serine protease encodes MMNITPTVKQLLIINVLFYIGSMMVGEPAYKMLSMYFFENPDFHFWQIFTHMFMHAPLPNIWHIAFNMFALYSFGSALEHYWGGKRFVFFYISCGLGAALLHTLVNYYFFESGIDTLVANGYSKVEILKTLSEGKFDSRWQELLTPSAFDGFTGAYFGNVVGASGAIYGLLVAFAFMFPNAGLSLMFIPVPVPAKYFVPGLLLVDLYLGVSGGSIFGGSSGIAHFAHIGGAIVGFAMMWYWRNNKFNHKRWN; translated from the coding sequence ATGATGAATATTACGCCTACAGTTAAGCAGCTGTTAATAATAAATGTGCTTTTTTATATTGGTTCTATGATGGTTGGCGAACCAGCCTATAAAATGCTTTCCATGTATTTTTTCGAAAATCCAGATTTTCATTTCTGGCAAATTTTCACACACATGTTCATGCATGCGCCATTGCCTAATATTTGGCACATTGCTTTCAATATGTTTGCTTTATATTCTTTTGGTTCGGCATTAGAGCATTATTGGGGTGGTAAAAGATTTGTTTTCTTTTATATTTCTTGTGGTTTAGGAGCTGCATTATTACATACACTTGTCAATTATTATTTCTTCGAAAGTGGTATTGATACTCTGGTTGCCAATGGTTACTCAAAAGTGGAAATACTAAAAACGTTAAGTGAAGGAAAATTCGATTCTAGATGGCAAGAACTATTAACTCCTTCTGCTTTTGATGGTTTTACAGGGGCCTATTTTGGCAATGTGGTTGGTGCTTCGGGTGCTATTTATGGTTTGTTGGTAGCATTTGCTTTTATGTTTCCTAATGCTGGATTGTCTTTGATGTTTATTCCAGTTCCAGTTCCAGCTAAATATTTTGTTCCTGGATTATTATTAGTTGATTTGTATTTGGGAGTTTCTGGAGGTTCTATTTTTGGAGGATCAAGTGGGATTGCACATTTTGCCCATATTGGAGGTGCAATAGTTGGTTTTGCAATGATGTGGTATTGGAGGAATAATAAATTTAATCATAAACGATGGAACTAG
- a CDS encoding rhomboid family intramembrane serine protease, whose protein sequence is MNILDDLKMQYRLGGIAMKMIFWNIGCFLVSLLFFYQFSIGEFDFPNWIALSSEPSVFALRPWTFLTYAFFHDGFLHLFFNMIVLNFASYLFLTFFSAKQYLGVYILSAIFAGLIFALAFNLMHFSGAIVGASAAIMAILVAATTYNPLMDVRLLLVGNVKLWHVTAVIIVLDLMQFRLGNSGGHISHLAGAFFGFIYVKLLQNGTDLSKIVSSVLDFFTNLFKKPSTPFKKVHKNYKKPVEKSTSKIVVKDKKQQQIDEILDKISQSGYDSLNQEEKEFLFQAGK, encoded by the coding sequence ATGAATATTTTAGACGATTTGAAAATGCAATATAGATTGGGTGGTATCGCCATGAAAATGATCTTTTGGAATATAGGTTGTTTTTTGGTTTCCTTACTTTTTTTCTATCAATTTAGCATTGGGGAATTTGATTTCCCTAATTGGATTGCTTTGTCATCCGAACCTTCAGTTTTTGCGTTAAGACCATGGACTTTTTTAACGTATGCTTTTTTTCATGATGGCTTTTTGCATTTATTCTTTAATATGATAGTACTGAATTTTGCAAGCTACTTGTTTTTGACATTCTTTTCAGCCAAACAGTACTTAGGTGTATATATTTTGAGTGCCATTTTTGCAGGATTAATTTTTGCTTTAGCTTTTAATTTAATGCATTTTAGTGGAGCGATAGTTGGTGCATCGGCAGCAATTATGGCTATTTTAGTTGCTGCAACAACATATAATCCTTTGATGGATGTAAGGTTGTTATTGGTGGGAAATGTCAAATTATGGCACGTTACAGCAGTAATTATTGTTTTGGATTTAATGCAGTTTCGTTTAGGGAATTCAGGAGGGCATATATCACACTTGGCAGGAGCTTTTTTTGGTTTTATCTATGTGAAGTTATTGCAAAATGGAACAGATTTGAGTAAGATAGTAAGTTCAGTTTTGGATTTCTTTACTAATCTGTTTAAAAAGCCATCAACACCGTTCAAAAAAGTTCATAAAAATTATAAGAAACCAGTCGAAAAATCTACTTCTAAAATAGTGGTTAAAGATAAAAAACAACAGCAGATTGATGAGATTTTGGACAAAATCAGTCAGTCTGGATATGATAGTTTGAACCAAGAAGAAAAAGAATTTTTGTTTCAAGCAGGAAAATAG
- the ribH gene encoding 6,7-dimethyl-8-ribityllumazine synthase, producing the protein MATENKNLSDYDKNSIPNAKDFRFGIVVSEWNDTITEGLYNGAITALLDNEVPAHHIIRWNVPGSFELIYGSKKMLQTQNVDAVIAIGCVIQGQTKHFDFVCEGVTQGIKDLNVQTDIPVIFCVLTDNTMQQSIDRSGGIHGNKGTEAAIAAIKMAYIRQQASLSHQIDNQHLLSSGALRIGNEPLQIEE; encoded by the coding sequence ATGGCTACCGAAAATAAAAATTTATCTGATTACGATAAAAACTCAATCCCAAACGCGAAAGATTTTCGCTTTGGGATTGTTGTTTCAGAATGGAATGATACTATAACCGAAGGGCTTTATAATGGAGCTATTACAGCTTTGTTGGACAATGAAGTTCCTGCTCATCACATTATCCGCTGGAATGTTCCAGGGAGTTTTGAGCTGATATATGGTTCTAAAAAAATGTTGCAAACTCAGAATGTTGATGCTGTAATCGCCATAGGTTGTGTGATTCAGGGTCAAACGAAACATTTTGATTTTGTATGCGAAGGGGTTACACAAGGAATTAAAGACTTGAATGTTCAAACGGATATTCCTGTTATCTTTTGTGTGTTGACCGATAATACTATGCAGCAGTCTATTGACAGAAGTGGAGGAATTCACGGAAACAAAGGTACTGAAGCAGCGATTGCAGCTATAAAAATGGCTTATATCCGTCAGCAGGCTTCTTTATCGCACCAAATTGACAATCAGCATTTATTGTCATCTGGCGCTTTGCGAATTGGTAACGAACCTTTGCAAATCGAAGAATAA
- a CDS encoding endonuclease/exonuclease/phosphatase family protein yields the protein MKNLSWFNKGMFLLNLVLIVLTFIAYLLPFLAPKIFPFASVLTLFMPLFFLANGLFFLYWAIQFKKRMILSGLVLLVGITFFNKFYKFTAKELQPSDKDFTVMSYNVRLFNVFKWLDRDDVPDTILEFINSQNPDILCIQEFSNSADIDLKVYPYKYVLMEGEQIKTGQAIFSKFPIIDQGHIVFPHSNNNVVYADIKKGKDIIRVYNMHLQSIKISPEVGEISENIDAINQKTSKYLFIRISKAFKQQQEQAAIFKEHEKDCKYPIIICGDMNNSAFSYVYRNIKGKLKDSFEDAGKGFGATYKFKYYPARIDYIFADETMEVKQFESFPDFQNSDHFPIMAKLSME from the coding sequence ATGAAGAACCTTTCATGGTTTAATAAAGGAATGTTTCTTTTGAATTTAGTACTTATTGTACTAACATTCATTGCTTATCTACTCCCTTTTCTGGCACCAAAAATCTTCCCGTTTGCATCGGTATTGACTTTGTTTATGCCCTTGTTTTTTTTAGCTAATGGATTGTTTTTTCTATACTGGGCGATTCAGTTTAAAAAACGCATGATTTTGTCAGGCTTAGTTCTGTTAGTCGGAATTACTTTTTTTAATAAATTTTATAAATTCACAGCAAAAGAATTGCAGCCAAGCGACAAGGATTTTACCGTTATGAGTTATAACGTGCGATTATTCAATGTCTTTAAATGGTTGGATCGTGATGATGTTCCGGATACCATTTTGGAATTTATCAATAGCCAAAATCCTGATATATTGTGCATTCAGGAATTTTCGAATTCAGCTGATATTGACTTAAAAGTCTATCCTTACAAATACGTCTTGATGGAAGGAGAACAAATTAAAACGGGTCAGGCAATATTTTCTAAATTTCCTATTATTGATCAGGGACATATAGTATTTCCTCATTCAAATAATAATGTTGTGTATGCCGATATAAAAAAAGGTAAAGATATTATTAGGGTATATAACATGCATTTACAGTCTATAAAAATTTCACCAGAAGTGGGTGAGATTTCCGAAAACATTGATGCAATCAATCAGAAAACGTCCAAATACCTTTTCATTCGAATTAGTAAGGCTTTTAAACAGCAACAAGAACAAGCAGCTATTTTTAAGGAACATGAGAAAGACTGTAAATATCCTATTATCATCTGTGGAGATATGAATAACAGTGCTTTTTCGTACGTATATCGCAACATAAAAGGAAAATTAAAGGATAGCTTTGAAGATGCTGGTAAAGGCTTTGGGGCTACTTATAAATTTAAATACTATCCGGCTAGAATCGATTATATTTTTGCCGATGAAACGATGGAAGTGAAGCAATTTGAGAGTTTTCCAGATTTTCAAAACTCAGATCATTTTCCTATCATGGCAAAACTATCTATGGAATAG
- a CDS encoding tetratricopeptide repeat protein codes for MATYSKRGYKAPKEKEVKDDAIENVTIDEKDSATAEVFSKLDETASRTEDWVAKNQKIIIGVVGAITLVTVGYFAYQKFIATPKEDDAANEMFVAQSNFEKATNGVASDSLYKLSLNGSEGKFGFVKIADEYSGTAAGNLANYYAGIAYLNTGKYDEAIASLGKFSSKDIILSALAKGAIGDAYSQKNQPKEALDNYVKAFESSKNDFTTPRFLMKAGKVALALGNKADALKYFTDIKENYESSPEAATVDGLIGLAQ; via the coding sequence ATGGCTACTTACAGTAAAAGAGGATATAAAGCACCAAAGGAAAAGGAAGTTAAAGACGATGCAATTGAAAATGTAACGATTGACGAAAAAGACAGTGCTACGGCTGAGGTTTTTTCGAAATTGGATGAAACGGCTTCTAGAACAGAGGACTGGGTTGCTAAGAATCAAAAAATTATAATTGGAGTTGTTGGTGCTATTACATTGGTAACTGTTGGTTATTTTGCTTATCAAAAATTTATTGCTACTCCAAAAGAGGATGATGCTGCTAACGAAATGTTTGTTGCTCAATCTAATTTTGAGAAAGCTACTAATGGTGTGGCTAGTGATTCATTATATAAATTATCATTGAATGGTTCTGAAGGGAAATTTGGATTTGTAAAAATCGCTGACGAATATTCTGGAACTGCTGCTGGAAATTTAGCTAACTATTATGCTGGTATCGCTTACCTTAATACAGGTAAATATGATGAAGCGATTGCTTCGTTAGGTAAATTCAGTTCAAAAGATATTATTTTGAGCGCTTTGGCAAAAGGAGCTATTGGGGATGCTTATTCTCAAAAGAACCAACCAAAAGAGGCTTTGGATAATTATGTTAAGGCTTTTGAATCTAGTAAAAATGATTTTACTACGCCTCGTTTCTTGATGAAAGCTGGTAAAGTAGCTTTGGCTCTAGGAAATAAAGCAGATGCTTTGAAATATTTCACAGATATTAAAGAAAATTATGAAAGCTCTCCAGAAGCTGCTACAGTGGATGGTTTGATTGGTTTGGCACAATAA
- a CDS encoding type II toxin-antitoxin system ParD family antitoxin encodes MGRNTSISLGDHFENFIEHSISDGRFNNASEVVRAGLRLLEDEEIKIIALRKAITEGLESGRAIDFDPKQHLSSLKARRKING; translated from the coding sequence ATGGGACGAAATACTTCAATATCATTAGGAGACCATTTTGAAAATTTTATTGAACACAGCATTAGCGATGGAAGATTCAATAATGCAAGTGAAGTTGTCAGAGCAGGACTTCGCCTTTTGGAAGATGAAGAAATTAAAATAATTGCCTTAAGAAAAGCAATCACTGAGGGATTAGAAAGTGGCCGTGCTATTGATTTTGACCCAAAGCAACATCTTTCTTCTCTAAAAGCCAGAAGAAAAATAAATGGCTAA